The Cystobacter ferrugineus genome includes the window AGCCCAGGCCGAAGACGAAGAAGGGCACGGAGAGCAGCAGGGCGCCGGCGCCTCCGATGAACAGGGAGCGTGAGGAGGTTTTCGGGGACGGGGTATCGCTCACGCCCCCCCTCATAGACCTGGACCCGGGGTCGGGGCACGCGAGAAACGCGCGGGGGGGCCCTGTTGACCGGTGCGCATCCGGGGGGCCCGAGTGTCCACCACCCGGAGGGAACGGGCTCCAGGGGGCTGCGCCCGGGGGCGGGAGGATGCACGACAGGGGCCCCACGGGAGGTGGTGCGATGAAGGCGGTGGTGCTGTTCCCCAAGGACCGGAAGGTCAAGGTCATCGATGTGCCCGAGCCACGGCTGGGCTCGCCCACCCAGGTGCGGGTGCGCACGCTGGAGGTGGGGGTGTGTGGCACCGACCGGGAGGTGGCGCGGGGCGAGCATGGCCGGGCGCCCGAGGGAGAGGACTACCTCATCGTCGGCCACGAGTGCCTGGGCGAGGTGGTGGAGGTGGGCGGGGCGGTGAAGGACCTGAAGCCCGGGGACCTCGTGGTGCCGCGGGTGCGCCGGCCTTGTCCGAGCGAGCGGTGCACGCCGTGCCGCGAGGGCCACGCGGACTTCTGCGTGACGGGTGAGTACACGGAGCGGGGCATTCAGGGCGCGCATGGCTTCTGCGCGGAGTTCTTCGTGGAGGACGTGCGCTACCTGCACCGGGTGCCGCGCGAGCTGCGCGAGGTGGCCGTGCTCACCGAGCCGCTGACCATCGCGGAGAAGAGCCTGCGTCAGGTGAAGCTCATCCAGCAGCGGGTGCCCTTCAAGGGCGAGCAGGCCTCGCACGCGGTGGT containing:
- a CDS encoding glucose 1-dehydrogenase, with product MKAVVLFPKDRKVKVIDVPEPRLGSPTQVRVRTLEVGVCGTDREVARGEHGRAPEGEDYLIVGHECLGEVVEVGGAVKDLKPGDLVVPRVRRPCPSERCTPCREGHADFCVTGEYTERGIQGAHGFCAEFFVEDVRYLHRVPRELREVAVLTEPLTIAEKSLRQVKLIQQRVPFKGEQASHAVVLGAGPVGLLGAMALVRAGYQTTMYSHSRKPNKKAELSEALGVPYVSSEEHSVKELVKQRGQADVVYEAAGVASAAFKLLEGLAPNGVFVFTGVPPSEQLDVDEGALMKRVVLDNQVLLGTVNAAAEDFDAALEDLRHFQSKWPGPLESLITARHPPEDYAEVVDGDKKSGVKDIIVFPRG